DNA sequence from the Pseudoglutamicibacter cumminsii genome:
ATGCGCACTCACCACAGCCAGGGCAAACGCATGTGACGTACTAAGGCGCGCAGGTAATAGTGTGGCCGGCATAAGCTGGGACTATGACCACGAGCCCAAATCACATCCCCTCACTAGCGCTCGTCCGCCACGGGCAGACCGACTGGAATAAAGAACGCCGTTTCCAGGGGAGCAGCGAGGTGCCGCTCAACGCGACCGGCATCGAGCAGGCCCGCGCCGCCGCAGAAACCTTGCGAACTGACGCGGCATCACGATGGGGTAGCCCGTGGGACGTCATCCTCACCTCCCCGCAACTCAGGGCACGCGAAACCGCGGAGATCATCGCTGAACACCTCGGACTCGGGGCGCCGCGCGTTGTCGCCGGGCTCAAGGAACGCTCATACGGGCCCTACGAAGGCCGCGCCTACGGCGACCTCGACAAAGAGACCTTCACCTACCTCTTCCCAGCGCACCTACCCAACGTCGAAGAGGTCGAGGCCCGCGGTAAAGAGCTCGGAATCCTCGAAGGAGTCGAAACCTCCAAAGATGCAGGCCACCGTGCCGCATCAGCGCTCGCCGAAACGCTCAGGGGCAACCCCGGCCAGCGCATCGTTGCAGTCTCCCACGGCTCAACCACGCGCTGCCTCCTCAACACCCTGGACGAGTGGAACATCAGCAACCCTGGCCTAAGTAACTGCGACATCCGCTACCTCACCCCAGCCCAAGAAGCCCACCTGCACCACATCCGCAACGCACTGCCCTAACCCGGCGCTACATCACAGCCCGGCCCTGCGTCACAAGACTGACCCACTACACTTGCTGTGACGCCGTTCACGGATGCAAGCCAAGGAATTCCATCATGAGCACAGCCAATTCGACTACGGCACACGAGCCGATCCCAGCAGAACTCAACGAGCAGGTCGTGAGGTTGCGCCGCTATTTGCACGCGAATCCGGAGCTGGACCGGCACCTGCCAGTGACCCAAGCGGCGGTTCTGGATGCGCTCGAAGGAACCGAAGGGATCGAGCTGCACACGGGGGAAGCGCAATCCTCCGTGACGGCGGTCCTGCGCGGCGCCGCGCCGCTGCCTGAAGGCACCCGCCGCCCTGTGGTCCTGCTTCGCGGTGACATGGACGCGTTGCCGGTAACGGAAGAAACCGGGCTCGAATATTCGCCGACCGAAGCCGGGAAGATGCACGCGTGCGGCCACGACATGCACACCGCTGGCCTCGTGGGTGCCCTGCTGTACCTTGCGCAGCGCCGCGAAGAACTCACCGCCGATGTGGTGGGCATGTTCCAGCCGGCCGAAGAAACCGCTGGCGGCGCCAAAATCATGATCGAGGAGGGCCTGCTCGAAGCCGCTGGCCAGCCAGTCGATGAAGCGTACGCGATCCACGTGTACGCCGACCGCTACGCGCATGGAACGTTCGTCTCCAAGCCGGGGACCATCCAGTCCGGATGCGACGACCTCGTCATCACGGTCCACGGCAAAGGCGGCCACGGATCCGCCCCACACCAAGCCGCAGACCCGGTGCCTGTCGCGGCAGAGATCGTCCTCGGCTTGCAGACCATGGTGACCCGCCAGTTCGACCCGTTCGACCCCGTCGTCGTGACGGTTGGATCGATCAAGGCGGGTTCAGCGGCGAACATTATCCCGTCCACCGCAACTATCGAAGTCACGCTGCGTTCCTTTAGCCCGGCTTCCCGCGAAAAGCTCGTGCCGGCGGTCAAACGCGTCGCGGAAGGCATCGCGGAAGCGCACGGTATGAGCGCAAGCTACAGCGTCGAATGCGACTTCCCGGTGACGGTGAACTCCGCCGAACATGTCGATTACGTCGCGGAGACCGCGCGCGAGCTGTTCGGAGAGCACGCTTATCGGGATC
Encoded proteins:
- a CDS encoding histidine phosphatase family protein, whose protein sequence is MTTSPNHIPSLALVRHGQTDWNKERRFQGSSEVPLNATGIEQARAAAETLRTDAASRWGSPWDVILTSPQLRARETAEIIAEHLGLGAPRVVAGLKERSYGPYEGRAYGDLDKETFTYLFPAHLPNVEEVEARGKELGILEGVETSKDAGHRAASALAETLRGNPGQRIVAVSHGSTTRCLLNTLDEWNISNPGLSNCDIRYLTPAQEAHLHHIRNALP
- a CDS encoding M20 metallopeptidase family protein, producing MSTANSTTAHEPIPAELNEQVVRLRRYLHANPELDRHLPVTQAAVLDALEGTEGIELHTGEAQSSVTAVLRGAAPLPEGTRRPVVLLRGDMDALPVTEETGLEYSPTEAGKMHACGHDMHTAGLVGALLYLAQRREELTADVVGMFQPAEETAGGAKIMIEEGLLEAAGQPVDEAYAIHVYADRYAHGTFVSKPGTIQSGCDDLVITVHGKGGHGSAPHQAADPVPVAAEIVLGLQTMVTRQFDPFDPVVVTVGSIKAGSAANIIPSTATIEVTLRSFSPASREKLVPAVKRVAEGIAEAHGMSASYSVECDFPVTVNSAEHVDYVAETARELFGEHAYRDLPRTEAGSEDFSEVLERVPGAYIFLGAVTQGEDPTTVPGNHSPHAIFDDRVLGRGVRLFAELALRRGPVAQ